The following proteins are encoded in a genomic region of Cellulomonas sp. ES6:
- a CDS encoding biotin/lipoyl-binding protein — MRDSLRRVRPRVPRRWRDGPARPPRPSRRPRRHRRVVAGGVAGALALLLAGGGVALALTRTSGPGYRTATAEPGTVDQTVDTTGTVASATRSDRAFPVAGTVADVAVAVGDTVTAGQVLASLDPTSLEDAVTDAEQALADAQQQLEDDIESQTSTSSTSTDASSGASSAGASGAGDATAADGAATPSAPAAQTSTGSGSGGSGSSGQGSGSSDPGGSGGSGGSDQGAAAAAVAAVTAAQRALLAQYETAQGLLVTASDAVTTARDTCQPFLDLDGTTDGGGGDTGGTDGDDGSGGTGGSGDGGADEAGGTAGSADGATTEDGTTEDGTATDGTATDGTATEDATTAQTSALTTGSTPAVVLAAAVTTDATGTADAQEQLAACQDATAAVLDAQTAVDEAQSALQQLAADLDEAVTDALAALSSGTGGTGGTDGSGGSGTDGTDGTGTDGTGTGTDGTGTAPTTGTGGQDAGAEAPAGTTSGSGASASGTSAAGATGGGVVASAADLLADQARIDEAEADLAVAQSRLALVDLTTPVAGTVAAVSIAAGDTVEAGSTSAVITVLGDDGWTVSTTVPLTQVDLLEVGQSADVSVATSDADLTGTVTAIGVLNASTSSADPSYTVDIALDAQEAALFDGSSAQVSVAVASSADTLTVPSSAVHLDGTTATVQVLRDGVVQDVEVERGAVGAERTEIVEGLSAGDEVVLADLGVELDPGDDASSSGLTGLSGSSNDNRQQVGGGMMGPGGAAGGAQGMAPPGS, encoded by the coding sequence GTGCGTGACAGCCTGCGCCGCGTCCGCCCCCGGGTCCCGCGGCGGTGGCGGGACGGACCCGCGCGGCCGCCGCGGCCCTCGCGCCGCCCCCGCCGGCACCGGCGCGTCGTCGCGGGCGGCGTGGCCGGTGCGCTCGCCCTGCTGCTGGCGGGCGGCGGGGTGGCCCTCGCGCTGACCCGGACGTCCGGCCCGGGCTACCGGACCGCGACCGCGGAGCCCGGGACGGTGGACCAGACGGTCGACACCACCGGGACGGTCGCCTCCGCGACCCGCTCGGACCGGGCGTTCCCGGTCGCCGGGACGGTGGCGGACGTCGCCGTGGCGGTCGGCGACACCGTCACCGCGGGGCAGGTGCTGGCCTCGCTGGACCCCACCTCCCTGGAGGACGCCGTGACCGACGCGGAGCAGGCGCTCGCGGACGCGCAGCAGCAGCTCGAGGACGACATCGAGTCGCAGACCTCGACCAGCAGCACCTCGACCGACGCGTCGAGCGGGGCGTCGTCGGCCGGTGCCTCGGGCGCCGGGGATGCGACGGCCGCCGACGGCGCGGCCACCCCGTCCGCGCCCGCCGCGCAGACCTCGACGGGGTCGGGCAGCGGGGGCTCGGGCTCGTCGGGACAGGGCTCGGGCTCGTCGGACCCGGGCGGGTCGGGCGGCTCGGGCGGGTCGGACCAGGGCGCCGCCGCGGCTGCCGTCGCCGCGGTGACGGCGGCGCAGCGCGCGCTGCTGGCGCAGTACGAGACCGCGCAGGGGCTGCTGGTCACCGCCTCGGACGCGGTCACCACGGCCCGGGACACCTGCCAGCCGTTCCTCGACCTCGACGGGACCACGGACGGCGGGGGCGGGGACACGGGCGGCACGGACGGCGACGACGGGTCCGGCGGCACCGGCGGGTCCGGCGACGGCGGCGCGGACGAGGCGGGCGGCACCGCGGGCTCGGCCGACGGCGCCACCACCGAGGACGGCACGACCGAGGACGGCACCGCCACCGACGGCACCGCCACCGACGGCACCGCCACCGAGGACGCGACCACCGCGCAGACCAGTGCGCTCACCACCGGGTCGACCCCCGCGGTGGTCCTGGCGGCGGCCGTCACGACGGACGCCACGGGCACCGCCGACGCGCAGGAGCAGCTCGCCGCGTGCCAGGACGCGACCGCCGCGGTGCTCGACGCGCAGACCGCGGTGGACGAGGCGCAGAGCGCGCTGCAGCAGCTCGCCGCCGACCTGGACGAGGCTGTCACCGACGCGCTCGCGGCCCTGTCCTCCGGCACCGGCGGCACCGGCGGCACCGACGGCTCCGGCGGGTCGGGCACGGACGGCACCGACGGCACGGGCACCGACGGCACGGGCACGGGCACGGACGGCACGGGCACCGCGCCCACCACGGGCACGGGCGGGCAGGACGCCGGCGCGGAGGCTCCCGCCGGCACCACGTCGGGATCGGGTGCGTCCGCCTCCGGGACGTCCGCGGCCGGGGCCACGGGCGGCGGCGTGGTCGCGAGCGCCGCCGACCTGCTGGCCGACCAGGCCCGGATCGACGAGGCGGAGGCCGACCTGGCGGTGGCGCAGAGCCGGCTCGCCCTGGTGGACCTCACCACGCCGGTCGCCGGCACGGTGGCGGCGGTGTCGATCGCGGCGGGCGACACGGTCGAGGCCGGGTCGACGTCGGCGGTCATCACCGTCCTGGGCGACGACGGCTGGACCGTGTCGACCACGGTGCCGCTCACCCAGGTGGACCTGCTCGAGGTCGGGCAGTCCGCGGACGTCTCCGTGGCGACCTCGGACGCGGACCTCACGGGGACGGTGACGGCGATCGGCGTGCTGAACGCGTCGACCTCGTCCGCGGACCCGTCGTACACCGTGGACATCGCCCTGGACGCGCAGGAGGCGGCCCTGTTCGACGGGTCGTCCGCGCAGGTGTCGGTCGCGGTGGCGTCGTCGGCGGACACGCTGACGGTGCCGTCCTCCGCGGTGCACCTGGACGGCACGACGGCGACGGTGCAGGTGCTGCGCGACGGCGTGGTGCAGGACGTCGAGGTGGAGCGCGGGGCGGTCGGCGCGGAGCGCACGGAGATCGTCGAGGGGCTGTCCGCGGGCGACGAGGTCGTCCTGGCGGACCTCGGCGTGGAGCTGGACCCCGGCGACGACGCGTCGAGCTCGGGGCTGACGGGCCTGTCCGGGTCGTCGAACGACAACCGGCAGCAGGTCGGAGGCGGCATGATGGGTCCGGGTGGTGCAGCCGGCGGCGCCCAGGGGATGGCCCCGCCGGGCTCCTGA
- a CDS encoding ABC transporter permease — protein sequence MTWSETLRTGWSAVRGHKLRSLLTVLGILIGIAAVILTVGLGLGTQKDVSEQISALGSNLLIVTPGSSTDSDGLRGGFGTGATLTRSDAEALASPVNAPDIGAVAPEKESSLSVEANDTNWTTSVVGTTVDWPSVRSRTVASGEFFTAEDDAAGAAVAVVGATTATELFGTTRVVGQQLTIADTPFTIVGVLAEAGSSTDSDLDDVVVVPLTTAADTVSGSLTRSSLTTVYVQAASADQLSAAYQEAQTLLLNLHGITDADSADFSIDSQDALVSTATSVYRTLTVLLTGIAALSLLVGGIGVMNIMLVSVTERTREIGLRKALGAPPWAIRRQFLVEAAVLGLAGGLLGAVLGVVAAAVLPGLLGTSVVVSGAAVAGSVAVALAIGLVFGVYPATRAARLAPIDALRSE from the coding sequence ATGACGTGGTCCGAGACCCTGCGCACCGGCTGGTCGGCGGTGCGCGGGCACAAGCTCCGCTCGCTGCTGACCGTGCTCGGCATCCTCATCGGCATCGCCGCGGTGATCCTCACCGTCGGCCTCGGCCTGGGCACCCAGAAGGACGTGAGCGAGCAGATCAGCGCGCTCGGCTCGAACCTGCTCATCGTGACGCCCGGGTCCTCGACGGACTCCGACGGGCTGCGCGGCGGGTTCGGCACCGGCGCGACGCTCACCCGCTCGGACGCCGAGGCGCTCGCCTCGCCGGTGAACGCCCCCGACATCGGGGCGGTGGCGCCGGAGAAGGAGTCGTCGCTGTCGGTCGAGGCGAACGACACGAACTGGACGACGAGCGTCGTCGGGACGACCGTCGACTGGCCGTCGGTGCGCTCGCGGACCGTCGCCTCCGGGGAGTTCTTCACGGCGGAGGACGACGCGGCGGGTGCCGCCGTCGCCGTGGTCGGCGCGACGACGGCCACCGAGCTGTTCGGCACCACCCGCGTCGTCGGGCAGCAGCTCACGATCGCCGACACCCCGTTCACCATCGTCGGGGTGCTGGCGGAGGCCGGGTCGAGCACGGACAGCGACCTGGACGACGTCGTCGTCGTACCGCTGACGACCGCGGCCGACACGGTCTCCGGCAGCCTGACGCGCAGCTCCCTCACCACCGTGTACGTGCAGGCGGCGTCGGCCGACCAGCTCTCGGCCGCCTACCAGGAGGCGCAGACGCTGCTGCTCAACCTGCACGGGATCACCGACGCGGACAGCGCCGACTTCAGCATCGACAGCCAGGACGCCCTGGTCAGCACCGCCACGTCCGTGTACCGGACGCTCACGGTCCTGCTCACCGGCATCGCGGCGCTGTCGCTGCTGGTCGGCGGGATCGGCGTCATGAACATCATGCTGGTGTCCGTCACGGAGCGGACCCGTGAGATCGGCCTGCGCAAGGCGCTCGGCGCCCCGCCGTGGGCGATCCGCCGGCAGTTCCTCGTCGAGGCCGCCGTGCTCGGCCTGGCCGGCGGCCTGCTCGGCGCCGTGCTCGGCGTCGTCGCGGCGGCCGTGCTGCCCGGCCTGCTCGGCACGTCGGTCGTCGTGTCCGGCGCCGCCGTCGCCGGTTCCGTCGCCGTGGCCCTCGCGATCGGCCTCGTGTTCGGCGTCTACCCCGCCACCCGGGCCGCCCGGCTCGCCCCCATCGACGCGCTGCGGTCCGAGTGA
- a CDS encoding ABC transporter ATP-binding protein: MAEAVLERRPPDPTPEGAPVIELAGARKTYRTGSIEFEALRGVDLGIATGEYVAIMGPSGSGKSTLMNIVGCLDVLTAGTYRLAGEDVGDLDEEELAEVRNRRLGFVFQQFHLLPSLPAWRNVELPLVYGRVPAAERRDRAVAALERVGLGDRLENRPGELSGGQQQRVAVARALVGEPALILADEPTGNLDSASTEDVLALLDDLHAQGRTIVLITHELEVAQHARRIVFVRDGVIQSDEVNPR; the protein is encoded by the coding sequence ATGGCTGAGGCCGTGCTGGAGCGCCGGCCGCCGGACCCGACCCCGGAGGGCGCCCCGGTCATCGAGCTCGCCGGCGCCCGCAAGACCTACCGCACCGGCAGCATCGAGTTCGAGGCGCTGCGCGGGGTGGACCTCGGCATCGCGACCGGCGAGTACGTGGCGATCATGGGCCCGTCGGGCTCGGGCAAGTCCACCCTGATGAACATCGTCGGGTGCCTGGACGTCCTGACCGCCGGGACGTACCGGCTGGCGGGCGAGGACGTGGGCGACCTGGACGAGGAGGAGCTCGCGGAGGTCCGCAACCGGCGCCTGGGGTTCGTGTTCCAGCAGTTCCACCTGCTGCCGTCCCTGCCGGCCTGGCGGAACGTCGAGCTGCCGCTGGTGTACGGCCGGGTGCCGGCCGCCGAGCGGCGCGACCGGGCGGTGGCCGCTCTCGAGCGGGTGGGGCTCGGGGACCGGCTCGAGAACCGCCCGGGCGAGCTGTCCGGCGGTCAGCAGCAGCGCGTCGCGGTCGCCCGCGCCCTCGTCGGGGAGCCGGCGCTGATCCTCGCGGACGAGCCGACGGGCAACCTCGACTCGGCCTCCACCGAGGACGTGCTCGCGCTGCTGGACGACCTGCACGCGCAGGGCCGCACGATCGTGCTCATCACGCACGAGCTGGAGGTGGCGCAGCACGCGCGGCGCATCGTCTTCGTGCGGGACGGCGTCATCCAGTCCGACGAGGTGAACCCGCGATGA